A single genomic interval of Helianthus annuus cultivar XRQ/B chromosome 13, HanXRQr2.0-SUNRISE, whole genome shotgun sequence harbors:
- the LOC110898651 gene encoding uncharacterized protein LOC110898651, whose product MASSQMSLLIVALLALTASTSAIPTIYDLVNQFGFPSGILPDSVESYSTTPSDGEAYTFAVYLKKPCYVKYDYLVHFESEITGKISNGQITELKGLKAQSLWFWLSIDQIKMDGSSLQFTLGLLTVKSDISFFEAIPTCKDKALAACDQSTNKLISQLPLKLE is encoded by the exons ATGGCTTCTTCACAAATGTCTCTTCTTATTGTCGCCCTACTCGCACTCACTGCTTCAACCTCTGCAATCCCGACAATATACGATTTGGTTAACCAATTTGGATTCCCATCCGGCATTCTGCCTGATTCCGTCGAATCTTACTCCACAACCCCATCAGATGGGGAAGCCTACACCTTCGCCGTCTACCTTAAGAAACCATGCTACGTCAAGTACGATTACCTTGTTCACTTCGAAAGTGAGATCACTGGAAAGATCAGCAACGGTCAAATTACCGAGCTGAAAGGGCTCAAGGCTCAATCACTTTGGTTTTGGTTAAGCATTGACCAGATCAAAATGGATGGCAGCAGCCTCCAGTTCACTCTTGGGCTTTTGACTGTAAAGTCTGATATCTCATTCTTTGAGGCCATTCCTACTTGCAAAGACAAGGCCCTTGCCGCTTGTGATCAATCTACCAATAAACTTATCTCTCAG CTTCCACTTAAGTTGGAGTAG